One Paralysiella testudinis genomic window, CCACCAGCACAAACACCAGCAGATTCACCACGCTCATCACAAAGCCGGCTTTCCACCATTCGCCTAAAGTAGTGTAGCCAGAGCCGAAAATCACCGGCGAAGTGCCCGTGGCATAGTGGGTGAGGGTCATCATCAGGCTGGAAGCAGCGGCCATCAGCAGCGCAAACAACATTGGCGGCGCACCCAAAGCCAGCCCAGCGCCGTAAAACGCCGCAAACATGGCGGTAATGTGGGCGGTGGTGCTGGCAAACATATAGTGCGCATACATATAGGCCAACAGCAGCAGGGCACACGCCGCCACCCAGCTTAAGCCCAAGCTGCCAATGCTGCTTTCCAGCACACCGGAAAACCAAGCAATCAAGCCAAGTTTGTTAAGGAAGGTGGCCATCATCACCAAGGCAGCAAACCAAGTAATCGTGTCCCAAGCACTTTTTTCTTTCAAAATATCATCCCAAGTCAGCACGCCGGTGAGCAGCAACAAAGACAAGCCGATAAACGCAGTGGTGGTGGCATCCACTGCCCACGCATCGCCCAACAGCATGGCGGGGATGCCCGCCCACAACAGCAACAATAAGGCGAAAATGGCCAGCATGATTTTTTCACCCCGGCTTACCGGCCCCATTTCCTGCAGCCGCGCCTTGGCAAATGCCGCCGCATTGGGTGTGGACTTGATTTCCGGCGGATAGAGGAAATACAGTACCAGCGGCATCAAAGCCATGGCCACCAAGCCGGGCAGCAACATGGCCACCGCCCAAGTACCCCAGCTTAAATGGATATCGCTGTTGGTGGCTTTGGTAATCAAGTCCACCACCAGCGGATTGGGCGCGGTGGCGGTGATAAACATGGCCGATGTAATCGGATTACTGTGATAGTTGACCAAGGCCAAATATTTGCCGATGCGCCCTTGGGTGCCTTTTTCCGGATCCGAATCGTAGCTGCTGGCAATCGCCTTCATCACCGGGTGGATAATGCCGCCGCCACGGGCGGTATTGCTGGGCGTTACCGGCGCCAGCATCAATTCGGAAAGCGCCAAGCTGTAGCCGATGCCCAAGGTGCGTTTGCCCCAAACGGCGATAAACCAATAGCCGAAACGTGCACCCAAGCCGGTTTTGAGCAAGCCGCGCGAAATCATGATGGCCACACCGATGAGCCAAATCAGCGGGCTGGCAAAACTGCTCAGCGCATCGCGCATGGCATCGGCCGGTTTATCGGCGGTGACGCCGGTGAGTGCCACCAGCATTATGGCAATAATCGACAGCGCCCCAATCGGCATGGCCTTGCCGATAATGGCGGCAATCACGCCCACAAACATCGCCAGCAAATGCCATGCTTGCGGCGATACGCCTTCAGGCACCGGCACCATAAACCAGATAATGAGTGCCAAGGCCAGTGCCACCGCGGCCGGAATAGGTTTAAAGCCCATGTGTGTGCTCCTTGTTATTTTGGCTTGAATTCAATAGGCATGATTCTCAATTTTCAGCATTGGTGCAAGCCAAAATCCACCGTTTTCTGACTTGCCGCAAAGTTTGTAATAAAACAACAAAACGGGATTTGCGGCAAAAAAAGGCTGCCTGAAAAGGAAATGTCGTTTTCAGGCAGCCTTAATAAAAATCGCTAGGGCTAAAACGGGCGGTGGGCTTGCAGCCATGCCGCCACCGCCGCGGCATCGGGCAACAGCACAGCGCCGGCGGCCTGCATTTGTGCCGTAGCGCTGGCGGTGGTGCTCGCGGCAATGCCACGGC contains:
- a CDS encoding DASS family sodium-coupled anion symporter: MGFKPIPAAVALALALIIWFMVPVPEGVSPQAWHLLAMFVGVIAAIIGKAMPIGALSIIAIMLVALTGVTADKPADAMRDALSSFASPLIWLIGVAIMISRGLLKTGLGARFGYWFIAVWGKRTLGIGYSLALSELMLAPVTPSNTARGGGIIHPVMKAIASSYDSDPEKGTQGRIGKYLALVNYHSNPITSAMFITATAPNPLVVDLITKATNSDIHLSWGTWAVAMLLPGLVAMALMPLVLYFLYPPEIKSTPNAAAFAKARLQEMGPVSRGEKIMLAIFALLLLLWAGIPAMLLGDAWAVDATTTAFIGLSLLLLTGVLTWDDILKEKSAWDTITWFAALVMMATFLNKLGLIAWFSGVLESSIGSLGLSWVAACALLLLAYMYAHYMFASTTAHITAMFAAFYGAGLALGAPPMLFALLMAAASSLMMTLTHYATGTSPVIFGSGYTTLGEWWKAGFVMSVVNLLVFVLVGGVWWKVLGYW